One Chitinophagales bacterium genomic window carries:
- a CDS encoding MBOAT family protein, whose protein sequence is MVFSSSIFLFYFFPVFLLAYFITPVHLKNYTALIASVAFYAWGAPKFIFIVLIILIADFFLGNKIFESRGNKKKWLLIFSLSINVGSLLYFKYANFFVENFNDTLQALGFNAVSWARIALPIGISFFTFQEMSYTIDIYRGVHKPLTKFSDYMLFIFMFSHLIAGPIVTYHILADDIVERRHQLNLNYKIQGALRFTIGLAKKVLIANQLAVVADQVFGQPAGQLNFYSSWMGAIAYTFQLYFDFSGYSDMAIGIGKFLGFNFPENFNNPYISQSITEFWRRWHITLGNWMRNYLYIPLGGNRVSISRMYFNLWVVFLISGFWHGAEWTFVVWGIYHGLFIVLDRLFLVNLLKPVSKIFRIALTFLIVVLGWILFRSTSLAQAFNFYHCMFSFNLTMASPDLDYKFIFFLLIAIFFSFFGVVNAIEQNQIKWFNPERWLIPKILSSILLMFWCLAEISSGSFNPFIYFRF, encoded by the coding sequence ATGGTATTTAGCAGCAGTATTTTCCTGTTTTATTTTTTCCCTGTATTTCTGCTAGCGTATTTTATCACTCCGGTTCACTTGAAAAATTATACAGCGCTTATTGCAAGCGTTGCCTTTTATGCCTGGGGTGCACCGAAATTCATTTTCATTGTTCTTATCATCCTTATAGCAGATTTCTTCCTCGGTAACAAAATCTTTGAATCACGAGGCAACAAGAAAAAGTGGCTTCTCATCTTTTCTCTTTCAATTAACGTGGGTTCACTGCTCTATTTTAAATACGCGAACTTTTTTGTCGAAAACTTCAATGACACACTTCAAGCCTTAGGATTTAATGCAGTTAGCTGGGCACGCATTGCACTTCCGATAGGCATATCGTTTTTCACCTTCCAGGAAATGAGCTATACTATTGACATTTACAGAGGAGTGCATAAACCTCTCACAAAGTTCAGCGACTATATGCTTTTTATTTTCATGTTTTCACATTTGATCGCCGGCCCCATTGTTACCTATCATATCCTTGCCGATGATATCGTGGAACGGCGACACCAGCTTAATTTAAACTACAAAATACAAGGTGCTCTTCGTTTTACTATTGGCCTGGCTAAAAAAGTTCTTATAGCCAACCAGTTGGCTGTAGTTGCGGACCAGGTGTTCGGGCAGCCCGCTGGGCAACTTAATTTTTATTCATCCTGGATGGGTGCTATAGCTTATACATTTCAATTGTACTTTGATTTCTCCGGCTATTCAGATATGGCTATAGGGATTGGAAAATTCCTTGGCTTCAACTTTCCTGAAAATTTTAACAATCCCTACATTTCACAGAGCATTACTGAATTCTGGCGGAGGTGGCATATTACTCTGGGAAACTGGATGCGCAACTACCTTTATATTCCTCTGGGGGGCAATCGCGTTTCTATATCCAGAATGTATTTCAACCTGTGGGTTGTATTTCTGATTTCCGGATTTTGGCACGGTGCAGAATGGACGTTTGTGGTTTGGGGAATCTATCATGGTCTCTTTATAGTATTAGACCGGCTATTCCTGGTTAATCTTCTGAAGCCTGTAAGCAAAATATTCCGCATCGCTTTAACCTTCTTAATTGTAGTGCTGGGATGGATACTTTTCCGCTCAACCAGCTTAGCACAGGCATTTAACTTTTATCACTGCATGTTTTCATTTAACCTGACAATGGCATCTCCTGACCTTGATTATAAATTTATTTTCTTTCTGCTAATAGCCATTTTTTTTTCATTCTTCGGAGTGGTTAATGCTATAGAACAAAACCAGATAAAATGGTTTAATCCCGAGCGATGGTTAATTCCAAAAATATTAAGTTCCATATTGTTAATGTTTTGGTGCCTTGCAGAAATTTCATCCGGAAGCTTTAATCCATTTATATATTTCCGTTTTTAA
- a CDS encoding polysaccharide biosynthesis tyrosine autokinase, which translates to MSEKPTILSPLQRLLGEDFNPALLFIMIRKSFWWCLLILLLTTFAAFIYLRYTPPTYEVSAALIVKPINTAQALNIENNNNLFQGKNSNIDIEKDIQIMKSNMIIDRVIDSLQLQVSYYVAGNILDEELYKSSPFRIVAEVKDGSLYNQSINFKFISDKQFQISYLWNSREEVKKGEFGKKYSLPAFTFTALLNNSIFETENKASLYASYFFVINTRSSLYSQIRSALQVAPNDPTIGILMRNRKPQKATDIVNAVCEEFIRYDKEKKTESATLILNFIEAQVDSISNDLRNYEDQMTAFKLANGIAIGGMEEDLNTTLKDLKLQLNEQDLQYSTLEYYRKYFLRYQDSTKLLYGIIDPQYTSLNDYIKNLDDLQSKHQEMLLRLSPNNPEMINLDDQIADMKHNILESILNMEDKLHDKSNMLQQEVHKNLGQFSNVPAIQAEFLRLSRLSDLKEKYYLLLLDKKSAFSITKAGFVSDYTILRRADVPTVPVSPNTKLIKLLGIVTGLLSCFILIITRYLLHNKVLSVAEIMKYSDAGLLGVIPKYRQLMDISQLVVNKSPKSIISECFRSMRTNLDYISPSRNSQLMTVTSTVSGEGKTFIAVNMAGILAVGGKKVVLLDFDLRKPQIHKAFGIDNQKGISTLLIGKHQLDECIRHSEWENLDMITSGPLPPSPAEFILSKETEELLSNLKKRYDVIVVDTPPIGIVTDALELIKKADFPIYIVRADYSSRNFLNNINHLVNDYHITKLSVVLNDMGEGASIYSYNYGYGYGYGYGYGSGNAYHQYGSNYYTDEMVSQRGFFKRMLGFVKSFF; encoded by the coding sequence ATGAGTGAAAAGCCAACCATATTAAGCCCTCTGCAACGCCTGCTTGGTGAAGACTTTAACCCGGCACTGCTGTTTATAATGATACGCAAGAGCTTTTGGTGGTGCCTGCTGATCCTCTTGCTTACTACCTTTGCAGCTTTTATTTATTTGCGTTACACACCACCCACTTATGAGGTAAGCGCTGCTTTGATTGTGAAGCCAATAAATACTGCACAGGCGCTCAACATTGAAAACAACAATAATTTGTTTCAGGGGAAGAATTCAAACATCGATATTGAAAAAGATATTCAGATCATGAAGTCGAACATGATCATAGACCGCGTAATCGATTCTTTACAATTACAAGTCAGTTATTATGTAGCCGGTAATATATTAGACGAGGAACTTTATAAAAGCAGTCCATTCCGAATTGTTGCGGAAGTAAAAGATGGCTCCCTGTATAATCAATCCATTAATTTCAAATTTATTTCTGATAAACAATTTCAAATCAGTTACCTGTGGAACAGCAGGGAAGAAGTGAAAAAAGGTGAATTCGGAAAAAAATACTCTTTACCCGCCTTTACTTTTACCGCTCTTTTAAATAACTCCATTTTTGAAACTGAAAATAAGGCTTCATTATATGCCAGTTATTTTTTTGTCATCAATACCAGAAGCTCCCTCTATTCTCAGATTCGCTCCGCCTTACAGGTGGCACCCAATGACCCTACGATCGGCATCCTGATGCGCAATCGTAAGCCGCAGAAGGCGACGGATATTGTAAATGCGGTATGCGAAGAATTTATCAGGTACGACAAGGAGAAAAAAACAGAAAGCGCAACACTCATCCTTAACTTTATTGAAGCCCAGGTAGACTCCATCAGCAATGATCTCAGGAATTATGAGGACCAGATGACTGCCTTTAAGCTTGCCAATGGTATTGCGATCGGAGGCATGGAAGAAGATCTGAACACTACTCTAAAAGATTTGAAACTGCAGTTAAATGAACAGGATCTGCAATACAGCACTCTTGAATATTACCGCAAATATTTTTTACGCTATCAGGACTCTACTAAGCTGTTATACGGAATAATTGATCCCCAGTACACTTCTTTGAATGATTATATTAAGAATCTTGACGATTTACAATCGAAGCATCAGGAAATGCTGCTCAGGCTTTCTCCTAATAATCCGGAGATGATCAACCTTGACGATCAAATAGCCGATATGAAGCATAATATCCTGGAGAGCATTCTGAACATGGAAGATAAGCTGCACGATAAAAGCAATATGCTGCAACAGGAAGTTCATAAAAATCTTGGGCAGTTTTCAAATGTACCGGCCATACAAGCAGAATTTTTGCGGCTTAGCAGATTGAGCGATCTTAAAGAAAAATATTACCTTCTTCTTCTTGATAAAAAATCTGCTTTCAGTATTACAAAAGCAGGTTTTGTATCCGATTATACCATTCTTCGCCGGGCAGATGTGCCTACCGTGCCGGTTTCTCCAAATACCAAGCTTATAAAATTACTTGGAATTGTTACAGGGCTCCTCTCCTGTTTTATACTTATTATCACCCGTTATCTACTACACAATAAAGTATTATCAGTTGCGGAAATAATGAAATACTCAGACGCTGGCTTACTGGGTGTAATTCCTAAATATCGCCAGCTGATGGATATTTCACAGCTGGTGGTGAACAAAAGCCCGAAGTCAATTATCTCTGAATGCTTCCGGTCTATGCGCACAAACCTGGATTACATATCTCCTTCCAGGAATTCACAGCTCATGACGGTTACCAGCACTGTTTCGGGTGAAGGAAAAACTTTTATTGCCGTAAATATGGCGGGCATTCTTGCAGTAGGAGGTAAAAAGGTGGTGTTGCTCGATTTCGATTTGAGGAAGCCGCAAATTCATAAAGCATTTGGCATAGATAATCAGAAAGGCATCAGTACCCTTTTAATTGGCAAGCATCAGCTCGACGAATGCATCAGGCATTCAGAATGGGAGAATCTGGATATGATCACCTCCGGCCCGCTGCCACCGAGCCCTGCTGAATTTATTTTATCTAAAGAAACGGAAGAGCTGCTAAGCAATCTGAAAAAAAGATACGATGTAATTGTGGTTGATACACCACCTATTGGCATAGTTACCGATGCACTTGAACTTATAAAAAAGGCAGACTTTCCAATCTATATTGTTCGGGCAGATTACTCCAGCCGCAATTTCCTGAATAATATCAACCATCTCGTTAATGATTATCACATCACCAAGCTTTCAGTAGTACTCAACGATATGGGAGAGGGTGCTTCCATCTACAGCTACAACTATGGTTACGGCTATGGTTACGGATATGGCTATGGCAGCGGCAATGCTTACCATCAATACGGCAGTAATTATTATACGGATGAAATGGTTTCTCAAAGAGGATTTTTTAAAAGAATGCTGGGCTTTGTAAAATCATTTTTCTAA
- a CDS encoding 2-phosphosulfolactate phosphatase has translation MPDKSTLEVCLSPGLLPLYPVDGKVVVVIDVLRATTTMCVAIDQGADKVIPVDTIEECLSYKGRAGYILAGERNGRKIEGFDFGNSPFEFMNGIVKGKTLVLTTTNGTRAIDMTKHAHQVVIGGFLNFTALTRWIISEGKETLLVCSGWRNKFNLEDTVFAGAVIHHIKEFFLVDSDSAFAAEKLYLNSRKNMLHFMKQSSHYRRLAHLGVVNDIKYCLRPDLTSVVPVLKDGALVKADVHTDLEGEFFSLNHTR, from the coding sequence ATGCCCGATAAATCAACACTCGAAGTTTGTCTTTCTCCTGGTTTATTACCACTCTATCCTGTAGATGGAAAAGTAGTGGTAGTAATAGATGTTTTACGAGCTACTACTACCATGTGTGTAGCAATTGACCAGGGTGCGGATAAAGTTATTCCAGTAGATACCATAGAAGAATGTCTTTCTTACAAAGGGCGGGCGGGATATATACTTGCCGGGGAACGAAACGGAAGAAAAATTGAGGGATTTGATTTCGGTAATTCACCCTTCGAGTTTATGAATGGAATAGTGAAAGGCAAAACTCTTGTTCTTACTACTACAAATGGAACGCGTGCAATTGATATGACGAAGCACGCCCACCAGGTAGTGATTGGTGGCTTCTTAAACTTTACTGCATTAACACGGTGGATTATAAGTGAAGGTAAAGAGACGCTGCTGGTTTGCTCCGGCTGGAGAAATAAGTTTAACCTGGAGGATACTGTGTTTGCAGGAGCAGTTATTCATCACATAAAAGAATTTTTCCTGGTAGATTCTGATTCCGCTTTTGCAGCTGAAAAATTATACCTTAATTCAAGAAAAAATATGCTGCACTTCATGAAGCAATCATCGCATTACCGGCGCCTGGCACATCTGGGTGTGGTTAACGATATTAAATATTGTTTGCGCCCAGATCTTACCAGCGTAGTACCGGTATTAAAAGATGGTGCTTTAGTGAAAGCAGATGTGCATACAGACCTTGAAGGAGAATTTTTTTCCCTGAATCATACCCGATAA
- the nuoB gene encoding NADH-quinone oxidoreductase subunit NuoB, with protein sequence MSNIEKPSADSFPGKVHQTPGGGILTSTIDDVINWARSNSLWPLVFGTSCCAIEMMSTASAKYDWSRFGFEVARATPRQADVIIIAGTIVNKMAPVLKRLYDQMADPKYVIAMGACATSGGPFFYNTYSVVKGADHVIPVDVYIAGCPPRPEALLHALITLQEKIKSGATREQIKNEIRV encoded by the coding sequence TTGTCTAATATAGAAAAACCGTCTGCAGATTCCTTTCCGGGGAAGGTGCATCAAACTCCTGGTGGCGGCATTCTAACCAGTACTATCGATGATGTGATTAACTGGGCACGATCTAATTCGTTATGGCCTTTAGTATTTGGTACCAGTTGCTGCGCAATAGAGATGATGTCAACAGCCTCTGCAAAGTACGACTGGTCACGTTTTGGTTTTGAAGTAGCCCGCGCTACTCCTCGTCAGGCAGATGTAATAATTATTGCAGGAACTATAGTAAACAAGATGGCTCCCGTCCTGAAAAGGTTATACGATCAGATGGCAGATCCTAAATACGTGATTGCGATGGGCGCCTGCGCAACCAGTGGAGGTCCTTTTTTCTATAACACCTACTCCGTTGTAAAAGGGGCCGACCATGTGATACCTGTCGATGTCTATATAGCCGGTTGTCCACCCAGGCCGGAGGCACTATTGCATGCCTTAATCACGCTTCAGGAAAAAATTAAAAGTGGCGCTACACGGGAACAAATCAAAAATGAGATCAGGGTATAA
- a CDS encoding undecaprenyl/decaprenyl-phosphate alpha-N-acetylglucosaminyl 1-phosphate transferase — MSLNLNPDTIFLYIAYVCFFLLSVIFSLLINGLLIRFTRTLGNRQIQHQRHMRWSSSVKPSIGGFSFYILFLVAVSMTAIFNLRTKDPINEHLLGLIFSASIGFLIGLADDAYNTNPLLKFLGQVTCGISLVATGTYIHATGIYLIDVLITLMWVAGIMNSINMLDNMDGISGIVSLFILFACFLVLLIEKDLFSVYSILLIGVAGSITGFLFYNWNPARIYMGDTGSQFLGAFISSMSIRILWKFHDPAGSIIQFRQFLIPLIAFTIPFIDTGTVVIRRIARGQSPFIGGKDHISHHFAYAGLSDQQVIFLLGGISFLSALITSVIVYVKEQLNETTIILFYSYFFLLFFIVQYFYNRGKRKQINKSHRTETDN, encoded by the coding sequence GTGAGTTTAAATCTTAATCCCGATACAATTTTTCTCTATATTGCTTATGTATGCTTTTTTTTGCTGTCAGTTATATTTTCTTTATTAATCAATGGCTTATTAATCCGCTTTACGCGGACCCTTGGTAATCGCCAGATTCAGCACCAACGGCATATGCGCTGGTCAAGCAGTGTAAAGCCATCCATTGGAGGATTTTCCTTCTATATATTATTTCTTGTAGCTGTTTCCATGACTGCCATTTTCAATCTCCGGACAAAAGATCCTATCAATGAGCATCTGCTTGGATTAATTTTTTCAGCCTCTATCGGTTTCCTAATCGGGCTGGCTGATGATGCATACAATACCAATCCATTATTAAAATTTTTAGGGCAGGTAACCTGTGGTATTTCACTTGTTGCAACCGGCACCTATATTCACGCAACAGGGATATACCTGATAGATGTTCTTATCACACTTATGTGGGTAGCAGGTATTATGAACTCCATTAATATGCTCGATAATATGGATGGAATCAGCGGAATAGTTTCTCTATTTATTCTTTTTGCATGTTTTCTTGTGTTGCTGATTGAAAAAGATTTGTTTTCTGTGTACTCAATACTGCTTATTGGCGTGGCAGGAAGTATTACAGGATTTCTTTTTTATAACTGGAATCCTGCACGTATTTATATGGGCGATACAGGAAGTCAGTTTCTTGGTGCTTTTATTTCATCAATGTCAATACGGATCCTGTGGAAATTTCACGATCCCGCTGGAAGCATAATCCAGTTTAGACAATTTTTAATTCCGCTTATAGCATTTACAATTCCTTTTATTGATACGGGCACTGTAGTTATCCGCAGAATTGCAAGGGGTCAGTCGCCCTTTATAGGTGGTAAAGATCACATCTCCCATCACTTCGCCTATGCGGGGCTTTCAGATCAACAGGTTATTTTTTTATTGGGAGGAATTTCATTTTTATCTGCACTCATTACTTCGGTTATTGTATATGTAAAAGAACAGTTGAATGAAACAACCATCATTCTATTTTATAGTTATTTTTTCCTGCTGTTTTTTATAGTGCAGTATTTTTATAATCGCGGAAAGCGAAAGCAAATAAATAAATCGCACAGGACAGAAACGGATAATTAG
- a CDS encoding UDP-3-O-(3-hydroxymyristoyl)glucosamine N-acyltransferase produces MNLNPPVTLSVVNSLIKAQLIGDENYLLKGINEIHMVRQGDLTFVDHPKYYDKALKSDASVILINKEVNPPLGKHLLISSDPFRDYNFLVMNYRPFENATKSISDLAVIGEGTIIQPGAFIGNYVTIGKNCLVHSNVSIYDHCEIGDDCVIHSGTVIGADAFYFKRYPDLGYIKMYSCGNVAIHNRVEIGACCTIDRGVSGTTEIGNGTKLDNHVHIGHDTVVGKNCLFAAFVGVAGVAKIEDNVILWGQVGVNKDLVIGKGAVVLAQSGVSQSLEGGKTYFGYPAQEAREAWRQVAYVKKLKEIFEKK; encoded by the coding sequence ATGAATCTTAACCCGCCCGTTACACTTTCAGTTGTTAATTCGCTTATTAAGGCACAATTAATCGGGGATGAAAATTATCTTCTGAAAGGTATTAACGAAATCCACATGGTGCGGCAAGGTGACCTCACCTTTGTAGATCATCCGAAATATTACGATAAGGCGCTTAAATCGGATGCATCAGTAATCCTGATTAATAAGGAAGTAAACCCACCTTTAGGCAAACACCTTCTTATTTCCAGCGATCCGTTCAGGGATTATAATTTTCTGGTGATGAATTACCGTCCCTTTGAGAATGCCACAAAAAGCATCTCAGATTTGGCCGTCATAGGTGAGGGAACCATCATTCAGCCCGGGGCATTTATTGGAAATTATGTTACAATAGGAAAGAATTGCCTGGTCCACTCTAACGTAAGTATATATGACCATTGTGAAATAGGCGATGATTGTGTTATTCATTCGGGTACTGTGATTGGGGCAGACGCTTTTTATTTTAAAAGATATCCGGATCTGGGTTATATAAAAATGTATTCCTGTGGAAATGTAGCCATACACAATAGGGTGGAAATAGGCGCTTGCTGCACAATAGACAGGGGCGTGTCGGGAACTACAGAAATTGGCAACGGAACCAAACTGGATAACCATGTGCATATCGGGCATGATACCGTGGTGGGTAAGAATTGTCTGTTTGCAGCCTTTGTAGGTGTGGCAGGTGTAGCGAAGATTGAAGATAATGTGATCTTGTGGGGGCAGGTGGGCGTAAATAAAGATTTAGTAATCGGCAAAGGTGCAGTGGTGCTTGCGCAATCAGGTGTTTCGCAGTCGTTGGAAGGGGGTAAAACATACTTTGGATATCCTGCACAGGAAGCTCGTGAAGCATGGCGACAAGTCGCCTACGTAAAAAAGCTAAAGGAAATTTTTGAAAAGAAATAG
- the gcvT gene encoding glycine cleavage system aminomethyltransferase GcvT: MKTTPLTEIHIQLGAKMAEFAGYNMPISYSGINNEHQCVRNNAGIFDVSHMGEFVLRGPRALELIQKVTSNDASKLQVGNVQYSCMPNEQGGIVDDLLVYHLQENSYMMVVNGSNIEKDWNWVVRNNNLDVDLRNISDRAGLLAVQGPNAVKILQKLTDVDLSSIPYYSFERGVFGGVKNVLMSNTGYTGAGGFEIYFENTDAEHLWRKILDAGKEYSLMPCGLGARDTLRLEMGFCLYGNDIDDTTSPLEAGLGWITKFSKDFISKEILERQKTNGVSRKLVGFEMVDKGIARHGYEITDSTGNKTGEVTSGTQSPTLQKAIGLGYVSADNAKPGNTIFIAVRGKDLEAKVVKIPFLKNA, translated from the coding sequence ATGAAGACCACTCCTTTAACAGAAATCCATATACAGCTTGGAGCAAAAATGGCGGAATTTGCCGGTTATAATATGCCTATTTCATATTCAGGAATTAACAATGAGCATCAATGCGTACGGAATAATGCCGGTATTTTTGACGTTTCCCATATGGGTGAATTTGTTTTGCGTGGTCCGCGTGCGCTTGAACTAATACAGAAAGTTACTTCAAACGATGCATCAAAACTCCAGGTGGGTAATGTTCAATATTCCTGCATGCCCAATGAGCAGGGAGGTATTGTAGATGATTTGCTGGTTTATCACCTGCAGGAAAATTCTTACATGATGGTAGTAAACGGATCGAACATTGAAAAGGACTGGAACTGGGTTGTACGAAATAATAACCTTGACGTAGATCTTAGAAACATCAGCGACCGTGCAGGTCTACTTGCAGTTCAGGGTCCTAATGCTGTTAAAATTCTGCAAAAGCTCACGGATGTCGACCTTTCTTCAATCCCTTATTATTCCTTTGAGCGCGGGGTTTTTGGTGGAGTAAAAAATGTATTGATGTCTAATACAGGTTATACCGGAGCAGGAGGTTTCGAAATCTATTTTGAAAATACAGATGCCGAACACTTGTGGCGAAAAATTCTGGACGCAGGAAAAGAATATTCCTTAATGCCTTGTGGGCTTGGTGCCCGGGATACATTACGATTAGAAATGGGATTTTGCCTTTACGGAAATGACATAGACGATACCACTTCACCTCTGGAAGCAGGTCTCGGCTGGATCACGAAGTTTTCGAAGGATTTTATCTCGAAAGAAATCTTAGAAAGGCAAAAAACAAATGGCGTATCCCGTAAATTAGTGGGTTTTGAAATGGTTGATAAAGGTATTGCACGCCATGGCTATGAAATAACTGATAGTACTGGAAATAAAACTGGCGAAGTAACCAGCGGCACCCAATCTCCCACTTTACAAAAAGCAATTGGGCTGGGATATGTTTCAGCGGACAATGCAAAGCCGGGCAATACCATTTTTATTGCGGTAAGAGGTAAAGATTTAGAGGCAAAAGTGGTGAAAATTCCTTTCCTTAAAAATGCCTGA
- a CDS encoding NADH-quinone oxidoreductase subunit A — MGPASLIVLTLAAIFFSAGGILFSRLILKPTKNPQKGETYECGVTTQGPSWVQFNVGYYLFALIFLIFDVELIFLYPWAVVVKQTGLPALAELVIFLFILFMGFLYAHKKGALKWL; from the coding sequence ATGGGACCTGCTTCTCTGATCGTACTTACTTTGGCGGCCATATTTTTTTCTGCTGGGGGAATATTATTTTCCAGGCTTATCCTGAAGCCAACAAAGAATCCTCAAAAAGGTGAAACGTATGAATGTGGAGTAACTACGCAAGGTCCGAGTTGGGTTCAGTTCAACGTTGGGTATTACCTCTTTGCTTTAATTTTTTTGATTTTTGATGTGGAGTTGATTTTTCTATATCCATGGGCAGTGGTAGTGAAACAAACCGGTTTACCTGCTTTGGCAGAACTTGTTATATTCCTGTTTATTCTTTTCATGGGTTTTTTATATGCGCATAAAAAGGGTGCATTAAAATGGTTGTAA
- a CDS encoding DUF72 domain-containing protein yields the protein METPAILTLTERRQKREERREKQRLQNILRAEKMHQARLKFESQKKRSVLKSHIPANSVQQYYIGCSGWFYWHWRDIFYPSTLENNKWFEYYASHFKTVELNAPFYSWPTLGTVNSWVRQVGRRKFIYTVKVNELITHTRRFSQTGEHVKDFGLIADLLKSKMGCFLFQLPPSYHYTPARLKAIVSQLDTERKSVVEFRHASWWNQKVYTAFRKAGIIFCCCSAPRLPDELIKTADDVYIRFHGIKKWYRHDYTQQELAEWVQRIVASKAMRVWVYFNNDRDGYAIKNAKELTRQLKRRNG from the coding sequence ATGGAAACACCTGCCATTTTAACTCTTACAGAACGCCGGCAAAAACGCGAGGAACGCAGGGAAAAGCAGCGGTTGCAGAATATTCTACGTGCAGAAAAGATGCATCAGGCAAGACTTAAATTCGAATCACAAAAAAAACGATCTGTTTTAAAAAGCCATATTCCGGCTAATTCTGTTCAGCAATATTATATTGGATGTTCCGGTTGGTTTTACTGGCACTGGCGGGATATTTTTTATCCCTCCACCCTGGAGAACAATAAATGGTTTGAATATTATGCCAGTCACTTTAAGACAGTGGAGCTAAATGCTCCGTTTTATTCATGGCCAACCTTGGGCACTGTTAACTCCTGGGTTAGGCAGGTAGGTCGCCGAAAATTTATTTACACGGTAAAGGTCAATGAACTAATTACGCATACCAGACGCTTTAGCCAAACAGGGGAGCATGTGAAGGACTTTGGATTAATTGCAGATTTATTAAAGTCTAAAATGGGATGTTTTTTATTCCAGTTGCCACCCAGTTATCACTATACTCCTGCACGATTAAAAGCGATTGTTAGCCAGTTAGACACTGAAAGAAAAAGCGTCGTCGAATTCCGGCACGCCAGTTGGTGGAATCAAAAGGTATACACTGCCTTCCGGAAAGCCGGAATCATATTTTGTTGCTGCAGTGCACCAAGGTTGCCCGATGAGTTAATTAAAACAGCGGATGATGTTTATATACGATTTCATGGTATTAAAAAATGGTATCGGCATGATTATACTCAGCAGGAGCTCGCTGAATGGGTGCAGCGTATTGTAGCAAGTAAAGCTATGCGGGTCTGGGTTTATTTTAATAATGACAGGGATGGTTACGCAATAAAGAATGCAAAAGAATTAACCCGCCAGCTAAAAAGGCGTAATGGCTAA
- a CDS encoding NADH-quinone oxidoreductase subunit C — MKIDDLKVIIAESFSSATFEENGEWLSVIIDSDVWQPFAKQIFENPKLQFDYLFCLTCVDWKTHLTMVYHITSTTFRHSMVVKAKLDRNNPEIESVAHLWRTAEFHEREVFDLFGVNFIHHPDLRRLFLTDDWAGFPLRKDFEDPINLIKL, encoded by the coding sequence ATGAAGATTGATGATCTTAAAGTAATTATTGCAGAAAGCTTTTCATCTGCAACATTTGAAGAAAATGGAGAATGGTTAAGTGTAATTATTGATTCGGATGTTTGGCAACCATTTGCCAAACAAATATTTGAAAATCCCAAGCTTCAATTTGATTACCTGTTCTGCTTAACCTGTGTGGATTGGAAAACGCATCTTACTATGGTGTATCACATTACCTCAACCACCTTCAGGCATTCAATGGTTGTCAAAGCAAAGCTGGATCGTAATAACCCAGAAATAGAAAGCGTGGCACACCTCTGGCGTACTGCAGAATTCCATGAGCGTGAAGTTTTTGATTTATTTGGTGTGAATTTTATCCACCATCCCGATCTAAGAAGGTTATTCTTAACGGATGACTGGGCAGGGTTTCCTCTCCGGAAAGATTTTGAAGATCCTATCAATCTAATTAAATTATGA